Proteins from one Rhinolophus ferrumequinum isolate MPI-CBG mRhiFer1 chromosome 15 unlocalized genomic scaffold, mRhiFer1_v1.p scaffold_54_arrow_ctg1_1, whole genome shotgun sequence genomic window:
- the ZNF768 gene encoding zinc finger protein 768 yields MEREASPWGVEPRDVQSPDEIGSPEGSLKGNMSENEEEEISQQDGPGDYEVEEIPFGLEPQSPGFEPQSPEFEPQSPRFEPESPGFESRSPGFVPPSPAFAPRSPESDSQSPVFEPQSPGYEPRSPGYESQSSGYEPQNPEFKTQSPEFEAQSSKFQEGAEMLLSPEEKSPLSIPLGAHPLDSFTQGFAEQPTEGLSLGPPFEIPTGALLSTPQFEVLQNPLGLTGNLRGPGRRGGRARGGQGPRPNICGICGKSFGRGSTLIQHQRIHTGEKPYKCEVCSKAFSQSSDLIKHQRTHTGERPYKCPRCGKAFADSSYLLRHQRTHSGQKPYKCPHCGKAFGDSSYLLRHQRTHSHERPYSCPECGKCYSQNSSLRSHQRVHTGQRPFSCGICGKSFSQRSALIPHARSHAREKPFKCPECGKRFGQSSVLAIHARTHLPGRTYSCPDCGKTFNRSSTLIQHQRSHTGERPYRCAVCGKGFCRSSTLLQHHRVHSGERPYKCDDCGKAFSQSSDLIRHQRTHAAGRR; encoded by the exons ATGGAACGGGAGGCGTCGCCGTGGGGCGTCGAGCCCCGGGATGTGCAAAGTCCTGACGAAATAGGGAGCCCCGAAGGGTCCCTCAAAG GCAACATGAGCgagaatgaggaagaggaaatttCTCAGCAAGACGGCCCTGGGGACTATGAAGTCGAAGAGATACCTTTTGGGCTTGAACCCCAGAGCCCTGGGTTCGAGCCGCAAAGCCCAGAGTTTGAACCTCAGAGCCCCAGGTTTGAGCCTGAAAGCCCAGGTTTCGAGTCCCGAAGTCCTGGGTTTGTGCCCCCAAGCCCTGCATTTGCACCCAGAAGCCCTGAATCAGATTCTCAGAGTCCTGTGTTTGAACCACAAAGCCCTGGGTATGAGCCCCGGAGCCCTGGGTATGAATCTCAAAGCTCCGGGTATGAACCCCAGAACCCTGAGTTCAAAACCCAAAGCCCTGAATTTGAAGCTCAGAGTTCCAAGTTTCAGGAAGGTGCAGAGATGCTTCTCAGTCCAGAGGAGAAGAGTCCGTTGAGCATCCCCTTGGGAGCCCATCCCTTGGACTCCTTCACCCAGGGGTTTGCGGAGCAGCCCACAGAGGGCCTGTCCCTAGGGCCACCTTTTGAGATTCCCACAGGGGCCCTGTTGTCTACACCGCAGTTTGAGGTGCTCCAAAATCCCCTGGGCCTGACTGGGAACCTGAGGGGTCCAGGCAGACGGGGTGGCCGGGCCAGGGGTGGGCAGGGCCCTCGGCCTAATATCTGCGGCATCTGCGGGAAGAGCTTTGGGCGAGGCTCCACCCTGATCCAGCACCAGCGCATCCATACCGGTGAAAAGCCCTACAAATGTGAGGTCTGTAGCAAGGCCTTCTCCCAGAGCTCTGACCTCATCAAGCACCAGCGCACCCACACAGGCGAGCGGCCCTACAAGTGTCCCCGCTGTGGCAAGGCCTTCGCCGACAGCTCTTACCTGCTTCGCCACCAGCGCACCCACTCTGGTCAGAAGCCCTACAAGTGCCCACACTGTGGCAAGGCCTTTGGCGACAGCTCCTACCTCCTGCGGCACCAGCGCACCCACAGCCATGAGCGGCCCTACAGCTGCCCCGAGTGTGGCAAGTGCTACAGCCAGAACTCGTCCCTGCGTAGTCACCAGAGGGTGCACACCGGGCAGAGGCCCTTCAGCTGTGGCATCTGTGGCAAGAGCTTCTCCCAGCGCTCGGCACTTATCCCCCACGCACGCAGCCATGCCCGCGAGAAGCCCTTCAAGTGCCCTGAGTGCGGCAAGCGCTTTGGCCAGAGCTCAGTGCTGGCCATCCATGCCCGCACCCACCTGCCGGGCCGCACCTACAGCTGCCCCGACTGCGGCAAGACCTTCAATCGCTCGTCCACGCTGATCCAGCACCAGCGCTCACACACAGGCGAGCGGCCCTACAGGTGTGCCGTGTGTGGCAAGGGCTTCTGCCGCTCATCGACGTTGCTGCAGCACCATCGGGTCCACAGTGGGGAGCGGCCCTACAAGTGCGATGACTGTGGAAAGGCCTTCTCCCAGAGCTCTGACCTCATCCGCCACCAGCGGACCCACGCCGCCGGCCGGCGCTGA